DNA from Nitrospira sp.:
CACTTTGCGGAACATCTCCACCCCCGTCACCACCGTGGTCTGCGTCGGCCGCAAGCCCACGATCTCGATTTCGTCGCCCACTTTCACGATGCCCCGCTCACAGCGCCCCGTCACCACCGTCCCGCGGCCGCTGATGGTAAACACATCTTCGATCGGCATGAGAAAGGGCTTGTCAATCGGCCGCTGCGGCGTCGGAATGTACGTATCCACCGCCTCCAACAGCTTCAGGATGGAGGGCACCCCCAATTCGCCCTGATCCGCCTCCATCGCCTTGAGCGCACTGCCATGGATGATGGGCGTCTTGTCCCCCGGGAACCCGTACTTCGTGAGCAGCTCCCGCACTTCCAACTCCACCAACTCCAAGAGCTCTTTGTCGTCGACTTTATCGGCCTTGTTCAAGAACACCACGATGTAGGGCACCCCCACTTGCCGGGCCAACAGAATGTGCTCGCGGGTCTGCGGCATCGGGCCGTCCGCCGCACTCACCACCAGAATCGCCCCATCCATCTGCGCGGCCCCGGTGATCATGTTCTTCACGTAGTCGGCGTGGCCCGGACAATCGACGTGGGCATAATGCCGCTGGTCCGTCTCATACTCCACATGGCTGATGGCGATGGTCATGATCTTGGTCGCGTCCCGCCGCCCTTGGCTCTCACTCGCCTTCGCCACTTCGTCATAACTGATGAATTTCGCCATCCCCTTGTCCGCACACACTTTCGTCAACGCCGCCGTCAACGTCGTCTTCCCGTGGTCCACGTGCCCGATCGTCCCGATGTTCACGTGCGGCTTCTTCCGCTCGTATTTCGCCTTCGCCATAACCCACTCCCTCCCCCTGATTCACGAACCGCTATTTCTTGATGATGGCTTCTGCAATATTCTTCGGCACCTGATCATACCGATCAAATTCCATACTGTAGGTGGCGCGTCCCTGCGTCCGAGATCGAAGGTCAGTGGCATAGCCGAACATCTCCATCAAAGGCACGGCGGCGTCGATTGCCTGAGCGCCGGCTCGAACCTTCATCCCCTGCACCTTCCCCCTTCGCCCGTTCAAATTACCGATAACATCCCCCATGAATTCCTGAGGAACCAGGACCTCGACCTTCATAATCGGCTCGAGCAAGACGGGATCGGCTTTTTTGCAAGCATCCGCAAAGCCCATCGAAGCCGCGATCTTAA
Protein-coding regions in this window:
- the tuf gene encoding elongation factor Tu, translating into MAKAKYERKKPHVNIGTIGHVDHGKTTLTAALTKVCADKGMAKFISYDEVAKASESQGRRDATKIMTIAISHVEYETDQRHYAHVDCPGHADYVKNMITGAAQMDGAILVVSAADGPMPQTREHILLARQVGVPYIVVFLNKADKVDDKELLELVELEVRELLTKYGFPGDKTPIIHGSALKAMEADQGELGVPSILKLLEAVDTYIPTPQRPIDKPFLMPIEDVFTISGRGTVVTGRCERGIVKVGDEIEIVGLRPTQTTVVTGVEMFRKVLDEGQAGDNIGVLLRGTKKEDVERGMVLCKGKTITPHTKFKAEIYVLTKEEGGRHTPFFNGYRPQFYFRTTDVTGVVQLNPGVEMVMPGDNVSVTAELISPIAMDQGLRFAVREGGKTVGSGVVTEILA